Below is a window of Allomuricauda ruestringensis DSM 13258 DNA.
GGAAAGTATATGAGCATTGCCGCTGCCTCCGTACTTGCAAAAACCTATCGAGACGAATACATGGCAAAAATCCATGAAGAATTCCCCATGTACAACTGGAAAAAGAACAAAGGCTACCCCACCAAGGAGCATAGGGAGGCCATAAAACAATACGGCCTAACCAAATATCACAGAAAAAGCTTTAGGCAACTGCCCGAACAATTGACGCTGGATATTTAAAAATCCTAACTTTGTGTCAAACTTCAAGAATGAGATCAAAGGTACTTTTTTGTTTGCTTCCCATATTTATTGCATCCTGTACAAAAGAGGTAAAGACCAAAGATTCCCTTTTGGAACATTTACCACCTAACCCTTCACTCGTTTTAAAGATTACCAACCTGACCAATTTTAAGAGCGAACTCAAAAACAACTCCAACCTTAAAAGCATTGAGGGTTTTTCCAACATAAAAGAGGTTGCCGATAAAATTCAGGGACTGGAACATCTTACTACCGATAAAACCTGTGTGCTCGCACTTTACGAAGTAGGCAAGGACAACCACGACTATATAATGGCAGCTAAAAAAGGTTCCGACCTCTTTAATATTGACAGTGTTGCCAACAAAACCGTGGAAACGTTAACCTACGAAGGCACCAATATGACCAAATACAATCTTGATGGTCTAGAAGTCTATAGTCTACAGAAAAACAATGATATCTTATTGAGTTCCTCCATGATGCTGATGGAAAACCTTATCAGAGTAAGTGAAAATACACCTGTGGACCCTACCTTGGAAAAACTTTATCAGGCAAGTTCGCTTGATAAGTCGGCCACTATATTTATTAACCCTAGCGGCAATACATCTTGGTTAGCCTTAAAAGAACAGGATGAAACCATGGACAATCCATTTTCTTCTTGGATTTCTTTGGATTTTACTGCGAATTCGGATGAAGTTAACCTGAACGGCGTAGCTATGGCGCCCGATTCCACAAAAAATTTCATCAATTTATTTAAGGGCACATCTCCCCTAGCCAACAAAACACCTTCGTACGCTCCCTTGAACGCCCAGGCGATACTCTCCTATACTTTTGACGATTACCAAGTGTTCACCAAAAACCAGAACACCTATTTGGACAGAGTAAAGAAAACCGACTCCCTTTTCAATACCATCGAGGAAGTTGGGATAATCTATTTGAACAACGAAAAGGTAGTCCTTTTAAAATCTTATGGCACCGAAAGTTTGTATGATTATTTGGACAGTAGAAAAACGGCTTCTCAGGACTATCAGGGCAGCGAAATTATAGAGCTCGAAGATCCAAATATTGTTGAAGAAGGTTTTACGCCCTTGGTCAAAAATTTTGAATCCAACTTTTGCACGATCATGGAGAACAGCTTTATCTTTTCGGAAGGGAAAGAAGCGCTACAGACCATTATCAGCAACCATAAAAGTGCTTCTTCTTTTGACGGTGACCAAGGTTTCAAAACAGCAAAGGCATCTCTGGCGAACGAATCGAGCATGCTTTTTGTTTCCAATGCTTCAGGAATTGATTTTTTTGCCCAACAGGAACTTTCCCCAGAAGTATTCGAAAACATTAAAGACAATGATTTTAAGGAGCAGATTTTTGCATCACAAATGGTAATGGACAATGGTTTCGGGCATTTCAATCTACTTGTATCAAAAATTGAAAAGAACAAAGAAAGAAACACGGTGTCACCCTTGTTTACTTTGGAATTGAATACCGATTTGGCCACAGACCCCCAGTTTGTAAAAAACCATAGAACCAAACAACAGGAAATTGTGGTACAGGACCAAAATAATGTTCTCTATCTTATCTCTACTGATGGAAAAGTACTTTGGACCAAACAGTTGGATGGTCGAATTCAAGGAGGAATACAACAAGTTGACATTTATAAGAACGGAAAACTACAGCTTGCCTTCACCACAAACGACCAATTTTTGATTTTGGACCGCAATGGCGACGAAGTTCCTCCTTTTAAAATTGATTTTGAAGGTGGCAACCTGAACCCATTGGCCATTTTTGATTATGATGGAAGCAGAAATTACCGTTTTGTAATCACCCAAGGCCAAAAAGTATATATGTATAACAATCAGGGTAAGATAGTTCGCGGGTTTACCTTTACCGATGCCCCGAGCAATATTTTGGATGCTCCCAAACATTTTAGAGTGGGCAACAAGGATTACTTGGTATTTAAACAGGATAACGGCACCCTCAGAATTTTACACCGAGTGGGAAGCGACCGGATTAAGGTCCCTGAAAAGATAGATTTTTCCAACAATGAAGTGTTCCTGTATAAAAACAAGTTCTCGGTAACCAACAAAACTGGTGTGCTGCATCAAATTGATACGAACGGAAAATTGACAGCTACCAATTTTAATCTAAATCCTGACCACGGATTTTATGCCACAAGCAATACCTTGGTTTTTATGGATGACAATGTCCTTAGTATAAAAGGGAGAAAAGTAGAACTGGAACTGGGCGTATATTCCAAACCTAAAATCTTTTACATCTACGATAAAATATATGTAGGTGTCACCGATATCCAGAACCATCAGATTTACTTGTACGATAGCCAAGCGGAGCCTATTCCCAACTTTCCCGTATTTGGCAGCTCTTTGATCGACCTTACTGATATGGACAATGACAGAAGACTGGAATTGGTCGCCAAAGATCAGGACAACTCGCTGATTGTGTATAAAATAAACTAGGTTGTTTTCTTATTGCCACCTGTACAATAATTGTTGCAAAACATACATTTTTAGCCTGTACGAGGGTTTTATTTGAGTAGTTTGGACAGTATTGCTTTATCAACAAACTAAAAACACTTTTAAATGAAAACCTCAAACAAACTATTCTACTGTTTGTCCTTTGCCCTATTGCTGGGCACCAGCGGAGAGGCTCAGTTTTTTAAAAAATTGGCCAAAAAAGCGGAAAAGGCAGCTGAACGCACAGTTGAAAGACGGGTAGAAAGAGAAACCTCTAAAAAAACGGACCAAGCACTCGACAGTGTCTTAGAACCTGGTTCTGGTGGAAAACAAGCACCGAACACCGAAGGAAACGAAAACACCACGGGCACTAACGACGAAAACACAACATCTACAAGTTCGGTTGCGACCGGTCCAAAAACCATCGAAGTTTACAGTAAATTTGATTTTGTACCGGGTGACAAACCTTTGTTCTTCGATGACTTCAACGATGAGTTTATGGGCGATTTTCCTTCCAAATGGAACACCAACGGTTCCGGGGAAGTGGTCACCATTGGCTCCATACCGGGTAAATGGTATTCCATAGCCAGTAGAAGTATTACCGTGCCCAATTTGGGCACTACCCTTCCCGAGGACTTTACCATGGAGTTTGACCTTAAAGTGGTCAACTTGAGCAGAAATACGGGTTCTGGCGCCAAATTGGGCATTTATTTTTCTGAAACCTCTGGACTTACCACCAACGAAAACAATGTATTGGCCAACCTCAACTTTTGCCAATACATAGCAATCGGAGTAAGAGTGGACAACAATTTTAAGGGAGATCCGGCTCCCATACAGAACACTTTACAACAAGACCTACGAGAGATTTACAAGGATGTGGTCCATGTGTCTATAGCCGTAAACAAGAATAGATACCGCCTTTGGCTAAACGAGATAAAGGTTGCCGATCTTCCCCAATTCATCGTAAAGCCAGAATTGATCAACTATGTAAAGTTTTATGTGAACGGTATCGACAAACAAAAAAGACAGGAACAAGTACTGATCAGTAACTTGAAAATTGCAGAAGGTGGTGTTGATTTACGTAGAAAACTCATGGCCGAAGGAAAAATTTCCACCAACGGCATACGCTTCAATTCTGGTTCGGCGGACATTCTGCCGCAATCTATGGGGATTATTAGACAAATCTCCCAAGTGTTAAATCAAGATTCCTCTATGAATCTCAACATTGTGGGACATACCGATTCCGATGGAACCGACGAAAGTAACATGAAACTTTCCAAAGATCGGGCCGAGGCCGTTAAAAAAGCGCTGGTGTCCGTTTATGGAATTTCCGAGGACCGATTGAGCTCCGAAGGAAAAGGAGAAGCAGAACCTGTTGCCGACAATGGTACCTCACAAGGCAAAGCGCAAAACCGACGAGTTGAATTCATTAAACTTTAATAAAACATGAAACGTTATTTTCTTTTAATTGTACTAGCCCTATTTACGGTACACACTTCCGAGGCACAATCCAGTTGCAGTGCTTATTATCCTTTGGTAGATGGCGCCAATTTCCAATATACCAACTACAACAAAAAAGGTAAGGAAGAAGGCCAAATCAATTATAAAGTTACCAATGTTCAAAACGGCGGTGATACGGTAAGTGCCATCATGATGATGGAAATGGTGGACAGAAAAGGGAACACCTATACTTCGGATTATGAGATTGCTTGCGACGGAAATGTGGTAAAAATTGATTTTAAATCATTGATGAACGAGCAAATGATGAGTCAGTTCGAGGATATGGAAATGGATATCTCCGGAACCGATGTGGAACTCCCCAACAACCTTTCCGTGGGGCAAGAGCTACCGGACGGCAACATGGAACTTAAAATGAAGATGGGTGGAGCCATAAACATGAACATGAATGTGGAGACCATTAACCGCAAAGTGGAAAAGAAAGAAAGTGTCACCACCCCCGCAGGCACCTTTGATTGCTTTGTAATCTACAGTGAAACCAAGACCAAGATGATGATGGGCAACCAAACCTTCCCCTCCCGAACGTGGTTGGCCGAAGGTGTTGGCATGGTAAAACAAGAATCCTACAACAACAAAGGCAAATTAACGGGCAGCATGGTGCTTACCCAGTTCAGCAAATAAGTTGGTTATTTTGCAAAAAAACAAAACCGAGGCTCCGCACCTCGGTTTTATTTTTTTGAATCAATATCTATGGCACTTATCGGTTTTGGATATGAAATGTAGTGTTTTTAAAAACACCATCTTTTTGGTTTAGCACTTACTAGCAATGTTTATGCACTGTATTCTAGCCAGTTTTTATTTAAAATAACTTCCAAAATACTTTTTTACCGTTTCTAAATCATATTTATCCTCACCTCTCCAGTATCCAACAAAAGTCCAGTCATCCTTTCCTTTAATAGGTCTGTCAAACCTTTTTGGTTTTAATATTTCAATTGCAGCTAAAATCTCAATTAAGACTTGTCTTTCAGATTTACTTGATTTTAATACACTCTTTAACCTTGTTTCTAGTTTTCCTG
It encodes the following:
- a CDS encoding OmpA family protein encodes the protein MKTSNKLFYCLSFALLLGTSGEAQFFKKLAKKAEKAAERTVERRVERETSKKTDQALDSVLEPGSGGKQAPNTEGNENTTGTNDENTTSTSSVATGPKTIEVYSKFDFVPGDKPLFFDDFNDEFMGDFPSKWNTNGSGEVVTIGSIPGKWYSIASRSITVPNLGTTLPEDFTMEFDLKVVNLSRNTGSGAKLGIYFSETSGLTTNENNVLANLNFCQYIAIGVRVDNNFKGDPAPIQNTLQQDLREIYKDVVHVSIAVNKNRYRLWLNEIKVADLPQFIVKPELINYVKFYVNGIDKQKRQEQVLISNLKIAEGGVDLRRKLMAEGKISTNGIRFNSGSADILPQSMGIIRQISQVLNQDSSMNLNIVGHTDSDGTDESNMKLSKDRAEAVKKALVSVYGISEDRLSSEGKGEAEPVADNGTSQGKAQNRRVEFIKL